The Candidatus Binatia bacterium genomic sequence AGGTCGCGTCGATGATCACGCCCTTTCCCGCTTGCAAGCGTTTCTCCGCCTCTTCCAGGAGCGTCTCGTAGGTGCGTTGCGTGAAGGACGCGCTGTAGATTCCTTCGCGGTATCCCGTCCCGGCGCGTTCCGTCGGCCGCATTCGGGCCAGCCCCTTACGCACCGTGTCCGAGCTTAGGATCTCGAATCCCGTCAAATCGCCCAGCATGCGCGCGACGGTGGACTTCCCGCTTCCCGCGAGACCGCAAACGATCAGCATCGCCGCTCGCGAAGGCCCGCGCGCATACCGGTGCGCGAGAAAGAAATAGCGGCGCGCGGCCGTGAGCGCTCGCTCGCGCTCCGTTTCTGGCACTTCTTTTTCTTCGGCTTTGAGGCTCTCGACCTTTCCTCGCACACAGGCGCGGTAGCATTTATAGAACGGCAACAGGCTCGCGAGCGCGGCGTCTTCCGCAGCCCCCGCGTATTTTGCCGCAAGGTGCTCGGACAGCGCGCCGGCGTTCAGAAAATCGAGATCCATGGCGAGAAAGCCGATCTCGGACGCCGCGTCTGCGGTGCGGAAGCTCTCGTTGAACTCGATGCAATCGAAGATCGGAATATCCTCGATAAGGCAGATGTGCTCGGCGCGAAGATCGCCGTGCCCCTCCGTGATTCTTCTCTCTCGAACCCTCGCTGCGAGCAGTCCGGCGTGCGCGCCGAGAAAGCCCAGGCTGTAGTCCCGGATTCGATGAAACATTTTCTCGCCGATCGTCCGGCCGATGAATGGACGAATCTCCTCGAAGTTTTCACCGATCCGCCGCCGGACGGCCGCGGGCGCGCCGTACAGCGCGGCTCGAGAGCTGTCGGCCGATCGATGAAACGCCGCGAGCTTCTCGATAATGGCGTCGATGTCTTCTTTACCGGCCCGCCTTTCGATCACAAGCCGGTCCAGCATCCGCTCTTCCGGCAAGCGCAGCATCTTGACCGCGTGCTCGACGGCAGGCAATCCGG encodes the following:
- a CDS encoding AAA family ATPase; the encoded protein is MTEQLPSLVSAMTEPGFYPHRPASVELRQTHISYVFLAGEYVYKIKKPVRFAFLDYSTLEKRRHFCREELRLNRRLAPRIYLAVVPIARDGNRFVPEDSGLPAVEHAVKMLRLPEERMLDRLVIERRAGKEDIDAIIEKLAAFHRSADSSRAALYGAPAAVRRRIGENFEEIRPFIGRTIGEKMFHRIRDYSLGFLGAHAGLLAARVRERRITEGHGDLRAEHICLIEDIPIFDCIEFNESFRTADAASEIGFLAMDLDFLNAGALSEHLAAKYAGAAEDAALASLLPFYKCYRACVRGKVESLKAEEKEVPETERERALTAARRYFFLAHRYARGPSRAAMLIVCGLAGSGKSTVARMLGDLTGFEILSSDTVRKGLARMRPTERAGTGYREGIYSASFTQRTYETLLEEAEKRLQAGKGVIIDATFGDVEQRRLFVNSAAGKGVRVAFIECRAGEGEIFRRLQKREERNDDVSDATREVYLRQRKEFMPLMEIPDRSHITVNTENRLGETIEEFVASL